A region of Thermobifida halotolerans DNA encodes the following proteins:
- a CDS encoding DUF2017 domain-containing protein — MTTGFHAAPHGGARIEIDRDEARLLRSMAELVLRIVEEPEQQDGLAALVGISESAARPKDPVLSRLLPDAYTDDPASAGDFRRYTENGLRRHKRENAQRVVAAIPAEGGAVTLDADDAQTWLKLLTDVRLSLGTRMGVETEEDVYAMRAAASRDDSLAAAAHIYEWLTHLQETLVQAVWQHRE; from the coding sequence ATGACCACCGGATTCCACGCCGCGCCGCACGGCGGTGCGCGCATCGAGATCGACCGCGACGAGGCCAGACTGCTGCGCTCCATGGCCGAACTGGTCCTGCGCATCGTCGAGGAGCCCGAACAGCAGGACGGACTCGCCGCCCTCGTCGGCATCAGCGAGTCCGCGGCCAGGCCCAAGGACCCGGTGCTGTCCCGGCTCCTCCCCGACGCCTACACCGACGACCCCGCCTCGGCGGGAGACTTCCGGCGCTACACCGAGAACGGACTGCGTCGGCACAAGCGCGAGAACGCCCAACGGGTGGTCGCCGCGATCCCCGCCGAGGGCGGTGCGGTCACGCTGGACGCGGACGACGCCCAGACGTGGCTCAAGCTCCTCACCGACGTACGACTCTCCCTCGGCACCCGCATGGGCGTCGAGACCGAGGAGGACGTCTACGCGATGCGCGCCGCCGCCTCACGGGACGACTCGCTGGCCGCCGCGGCGCACATCTACGAGTGGCTGACCCACCTCCAGGAGACCCTGGTCCAGGCGGTCTGGCAGCACCGGGAGTGA
- the clpS gene encoding ATP-dependent Clp protease adapter ClpS, with product MTATPVELDEPRIEEHHRPDVPWVTIVWNDPVNLMSYVTYVFQTVFGYSRAKAHKLMEDVHYQGRAVVSSGTREEMERHVATLHEYGLWATLQQDK from the coding sequence ATGACCGCCACGCCGGTCGAACTCGACGAGCCGCGGATCGAGGAGCACCACCGGCCGGACGTGCCATGGGTCACGATCGTCTGGAACGACCCAGTCAACCTGATGAGCTATGTCACCTACGTCTTCCAGACGGTCTTCGGATACTCCCGGGCCAAGGCCCACAAGCTCATGGAGGACGTCCACTACCAGGGCAGGGCGGTCGTCTCCAGCGGCACCCGCGAGGAGATGGAGCGCCACGTCGCGACCCTGCACGAGTACGGGCTGTGGGCGACCCTGCAACAGGACAAGTGA
- a CDS encoding nicotinate phosphoribosyltransferase, producing MTERWSSALLTDHYELTMVQAALRSGAAHRRTVFEMFARRLPETRRYGVVAGTGRFLDALEHFRFDSGTLDFLAQNGVVDDLTLSFLADYRFSGDIWGYAEGDCFFPGSPILVVEGSFAECVVLETLALSVYNHDCAIASAASRMVRAAHGRPLIEMGSRRTHEEAAVASARAAYLAGFAATSNLEAGRRHGIPTTGTSAHSFTLLHDNERSAFAAQLASLGEGTTLLVDTYDVMRAVGTAVELAGPELGAVRLDSGDLEELAVQVRRFLDEKGATGTRIIVTGDLDEHSIQALAIAPVDGYGVGTALVTGSGAPTASLVYKLVARALGDGPEGPLSPVAKRSVGKPSKGGRKWAARRLDDRGTAVSERVFAHEPELTRWERPLLVPLVRKGEIVGREPLEAARERHVRAVAELPVTAHQMSRGEPAIPTVFEQRASL from the coding sequence ATGACCGAACGCTGGAGCAGTGCGCTTCTCACCGACCACTACGAGTTGACCATGGTGCAGGCCGCCCTGCGCAGCGGCGCGGCACACCGGCGGACGGTCTTCGAGATGTTCGCCCGCCGACTGCCGGAGACGCGCCGCTACGGTGTCGTCGCCGGGACCGGACGGTTTCTGGACGCGCTGGAGCACTTCCGCTTCGACTCCGGGACTCTGGACTTCCTCGCCCAGAACGGCGTCGTGGACGACCTTACCCTCTCCTTCCTCGCCGACTACCGGTTTTCCGGTGATATCTGGGGTTACGCCGAAGGCGACTGCTTCTTCCCCGGCTCGCCCATCCTGGTGGTGGAGGGCTCCTTCGCCGAGTGCGTGGTGCTGGAGACCCTGGCGCTGTCGGTCTACAACCACGACTGCGCGATCGCCTCCGCGGCGTCGCGGATGGTGCGCGCCGCCCACGGACGCCCGCTGATCGAGATGGGGTCGCGGCGCACCCACGAGGAGGCCGCGGTGGCGTCGGCCCGCGCCGCATACCTCGCCGGATTCGCCGCCACCTCCAACCTCGAGGCCGGGCGCCGCCACGGGATTCCCACCACGGGCACCAGCGCGCACTCCTTCACCCTGCTGCACGACAACGAGCGCAGCGCGTTCGCCGCACAGCTGGCGTCGCTGGGCGAGGGGACCACACTGCTGGTGGACACCTACGACGTGATGCGCGCCGTGGGCACCGCCGTGGAGCTGGCCGGGCCGGAGCTGGGCGCGGTGCGGCTGGACTCGGGGGACCTGGAGGAGCTGGCGGTACAGGTGCGCCGGTTCCTGGACGAGAAGGGCGCCACCGGGACCCGCATCATCGTCACCGGCGATCTCGACGAGCACTCCATCCAGGCGCTGGCGATCGCCCCGGTGGACGGCTACGGGGTGGGCACCGCGCTGGTCACCGGTTCCGGCGCGCCGACCGCGTCGCTGGTGTACAAGCTGGTGGCGCGGGCGCTGGGCGACGGTCCGGAGGGCCCGTTGTCGCCGGTGGCCAAGCGTTCGGTGGGTAAGCCCAGCAAGGGAGGCCGCAAGTGGGCGGCACGGCGGTTGGACGACCGCGGAACGGCCGTGTCCGAGCGTGTCTTCGCCCACGAGCCGGAGCTGACGCGGTGGGAGCGGCCGCTGCTGGTTCCGCTGGTCCGCAAGGGCGAGATCGTGGGGCGGGAGCCGCTGGAGGCGGCCCGGGAGCGACACGTCCGCGCGGTCGCCGAACTCCCGGTGACCGCGCACCAGATGTCCCGGGGCGAGCCCGCGATCCCCACCGTCTTCGAGCAGCGGGCATCGCTGTGA
- a CDS encoding isochorismatase family protein: MKKALIVVDVQNDFCEGGSLAVSGGADVASAISGYLASHGGDYDHVVATRDRHVDPGPHFSDTPDFVDSWPPHCVVGTPGAEFHPNLTTGPVEAVFDKGAYEAAYSGFEGATEGGVPLADWLREHGVTDVDVVGIATDHCVRATALDAARAGFGVRVLLGMTAGVSRPTVDRALTELDRADVVLEGEPVVA; this comes from the coding sequence ATGAAGAAGGCACTGATCGTCGTCGACGTGCAGAACGACTTCTGCGAGGGCGGGAGCCTGGCGGTGTCCGGCGGCGCCGACGTGGCCTCCGCCATCTCCGGGTACCTGGCGTCCCACGGGGGCGACTACGACCACGTCGTGGCCACCCGCGACCGCCACGTGGACCCGGGGCCGCACTTCTCCGACACCCCCGACTTCGTGGACTCCTGGCCGCCGCACTGCGTGGTGGGCACTCCCGGAGCGGAGTTCCACCCGAACCTGACGACCGGGCCGGTCGAGGCGGTCTTCGACAAGGGCGCCTACGAGGCCGCCTACAGCGGGTTCGAGGGGGCGACCGAGGGCGGTGTGCCCCTGGCCGACTGGCTGCGCGAGCACGGCGTCACCGACGTGGACGTGGTGGGCATCGCCACCGACCACTGCGTGCGGGCCACCGCCCTGGACGCGGCCCGCGCCGGGTTCGGGGTGCGGGTGCTGCTGGGGATGACCGCCGGGGTGTCCCGCCCGACGGTGGACAGGGCGCTGACGGAACTGGACCGAGCCGACGTGGTCCTGGAGGGCGAGCCGGTGGTGGCCTGA
- a CDS encoding tryptophan--tRNA ligase: protein MAATKTYLTGVKPTGEPHLGNYLGALKPALEAAREYDAYYFIADYHALTTVRDPEVLRHNIRSVAATWLACGLDPERTVVYRQSDIPETFELTWILSCVTGKGLMNRAHAYKAARDRNAAAGLADLDAGVNMGLFNYPILMAVDILIMETDLVPVGRDQAQHVEYAADIAGSFNHLFGDGYTFRIPQGVFPDGDASVLPGVDGRKMSKSYDNHIPLFLPENKLKKLVRRIPTDSTPVEDPKDPDSSVVFQLLTHFADAERVSETRKRLEAGGMGWGELKNELFEAINTEVAPKRERYEQLMAPDSELDDILAEGARHARERARRVLSRVRAAVGID from the coding sequence ATGGCAGCGACCAAGACCTATCTCACAGGTGTCAAACCCACCGGTGAACCCCACCTGGGCAACTACCTCGGCGCGCTCAAACCCGCCCTGGAGGCCGCGCGCGAGTACGACGCGTACTACTTCATCGCCGACTACCACGCGCTCACCACGGTCCGCGACCCCGAGGTGCTGCGGCACAACATCAGGTCGGTCGCCGCCACCTGGCTGGCCTGCGGGCTCGACCCCGAACGCACCGTCGTCTACCGCCAGTCCGACATCCCCGAGACGTTCGAGCTGACCTGGATCCTGTCCTGCGTCACCGGCAAGGGCCTGATGAACCGCGCCCACGCCTACAAGGCCGCGCGCGACCGCAACGCCGCCGCCGGACTCGCCGACCTGGACGCCGGGGTCAACATGGGGCTGTTCAACTACCCCATCCTCATGGCCGTCGACATCCTCATCATGGAGACCGACCTGGTCCCGGTCGGCCGCGACCAGGCCCAGCACGTGGAGTACGCCGCCGACATCGCCGGTTCCTTCAACCACCTGTTCGGCGACGGCTACACCTTCCGCATCCCGCAGGGGGTCTTCCCCGACGGCGACGCCAGCGTGCTCCCGGGCGTCGACGGGCGCAAGATGAGCAAGTCCTACGACAACCACATCCCGCTGTTCCTGCCCGAGAACAAGCTGAAGAAGCTGGTCCGGCGCATCCCCACCGACAGCACCCCGGTCGAGGACCCCAAGGACCCCGACTCCTCCGTCGTCTTCCAACTCCTCACCCACTTCGCCGACGCCGAGCGGGTCTCCGAGACCCGCAAGCGCCTGGAGGCGGGCGGCATGGGCTGGGGTGAGCTGAAGAACGAACTGTTCGAGGCCATCAACACCGAGGTCGCCCCCAAGCGGGAGCGCTACGAGCAGCTCATGGCCCCCGACAGCGAACTCGACGACATCCTCGCCGAGGGCGCCCGCCACGCCCGCGAGCGCGCCCGCCGCGTCCTGTCCCGGGTGCGCGCCGCCGTCGGCATCGACTGA
- a CDS encoding DEAD/DEAH box helicase, whose amino-acid sequence MTLVQTNSTGDRLRGLRDWQRAAFEEYFRREPRDFLAVATPGAGKTTFALTLASELLARHVVRSITVVCPTEHLKKQWAEAAARFNIPLDPDFKNGQGALGKHFLGAAVTYAQVAAHPMLHRNRTEARRTLVIFDEVHHAGDALSWGDAVREAFDPAARRLCLTGTPFRSDTNPIPFVDYVQDHTGVRRCSWDYSYGYAPALADGVVRPVIFLAYSGEMRWRTKAGDELAARLGEPLTPDALSQAWRAALDPKGDWIKRVLTAADRRLSEVRKHTPDAGGLVIASDHENARAYARILRRITGRGATVVLSDDPTASRKIKQFAESDDRWMVAVRMVSEGVDVPRLMVGVYATSTSTPLFFAQAVGRFVRVRRRGEMASVFLPSIPVLLEYASEMERERDHVLDKPVREDDGFDPEQELVNEARKKRDTPDAGDELPFETMESAAEFDRALYDGGELGGGEPDEEEFLGLPGLLEPDQVAALLRKRRQEQATQRPRRVEPQERQRPEHEVVADLRRELNGLVGAWHHRTGQPHATIHTQLRRACGGPPVAQATAEQLRQRIAKLRAWAVGED is encoded by the coding sequence ATGACTCTGGTTCAGACGAACAGCACCGGTGACCGGCTGCGCGGTCTGCGCGACTGGCAGCGGGCGGCGTTCGAGGAGTACTTCCGGCGTGAGCCGCGGGACTTCCTGGCCGTGGCCACTCCCGGAGCGGGCAAGACCACGTTCGCGCTGACCCTGGCCAGCGAACTGCTGGCCCGGCACGTGGTCCGCTCCATCACCGTGGTGTGCCCCACCGAACACCTGAAGAAGCAGTGGGCCGAGGCCGCGGCACGGTTCAACATCCCCCTCGACCCGGACTTCAAGAACGGCCAGGGGGCGCTCGGCAAGCACTTCCTCGGCGCGGCCGTCACCTACGCCCAGGTCGCCGCGCACCCCATGCTGCACCGCAACCGCACCGAGGCCCGCCGCACCCTGGTGATCTTCGACGAGGTCCACCACGCGGGCGACGCCCTGTCGTGGGGCGACGCCGTACGCGAGGCGTTCGACCCGGCGGCGCGTCGGCTCTGCCTGACCGGAACGCCGTTCCGCTCCGACACCAACCCGATCCCGTTCGTCGACTACGTCCAGGACCACACCGGCGTGCGCCGCTGCTCCTGGGACTACAGCTACGGGTACGCGCCCGCGCTGGCGGACGGCGTGGTGCGGCCGGTCATCTTCCTGGCCTACTCGGGTGAGATGCGCTGGCGCACCAAGGCGGGCGACGAACTGGCCGCCCGACTGGGCGAGCCGCTCACCCCCGACGCCCTCTCCCAGGCGTGGCGGGCCGCCCTGGACCCCAAGGGCGACTGGATCAAGCGGGTGCTGACCGCGGCCGACCGGCGACTGTCGGAGGTGCGCAAGCACACCCCCGACGCGGGCGGACTGGTCATCGCCTCCGACCACGAGAACGCCCGCGCCTACGCGCGCATCCTGCGCCGGATCACCGGCCGGGGCGCCACCGTGGTGCTGTCGGACGACCCCACCGCGAGCAGGAAGATCAAGCAGTTCGCCGAGTCCGACGACCGGTGGATGGTGGCGGTCAGGATGGTCTCGGAGGGGGTGGACGTGCCCCGGCTGATGGTCGGCGTCTACGCCACCTCCACCAGCACCCCGCTGTTCTTCGCCCAGGCGGTGGGCCGGTTCGTCCGGGTGCGCCGCCGCGGCGAGATGGCCTCGGTGTTCCTGCCCTCCATCCCGGTCCTGCTGGAGTACGCCAGCGAGATGGAGCGCGAACGCGACCACGTGCTGGACAAGCCCGTCAGGGAGGACGACGGCTTCGACCCGGAGCAGGAGCTCGTCAACGAGGCCCGCAAGAAGCGCGACACGCCCGACGCGGGCGACGAACTGCCCTTCGAGACGATGGAGTCGGCGGCCGAGTTCGACCGGGCCCTCTACGACGGCGGCGAACTCGGCGGGGGAGAGCCGGACGAGGAGGAGTTCCTGGGCCTGCCCGGACTCCTGGAGCCCGACCAGGTGGCCGCTCTGCTGCGCAAGCGCAGGCAGGAGCAGGCCACGCAGCGCCCCCGGCGGGTCGAGCCCCAGGAGCGGCAGCGCCCCGAGCACGAGGTGGTGGCCGACCTGCGCCGCGAACTCAACGGCCTGGTGGGCGCCTGGCACCACCGCACCGGCCAGCCGCACGCCACGATCCACACCCAGTTGCGCCGCGCCTGCGGCGGCCCGCCCGTCGCGCAGGCCACCGCCGAGCAACTGCGTCAGCGCATCGCCAAGCTGCGGGCGTGGGCCGTGGGGGAGGACTGA
- a CDS encoding class E sortase → MVSTSRRPPGDRRRNSGRGRRRAPASHNRLTFGEVVRVTFRTIGELLFTAGVVMLLFAAFQIWGKQFQTDAEQERLDQAMAEQWAAQEEQGPDSEPLPGTANSRLYIPATDQEWVVVSGVDPEDIRYGPGWYPESWTPDGMVPAARAGQPGNYAVAGHRVAAVFWDLDRLAEGDELVLEDKDSFYTYRVVESKVVLPDAIEVTAPDPFDPESTEAPETAYLTLTTCHPKLQNSHRLIIHAELADTRPKDQGMPENIAHMAPDTEEE, encoded by the coding sequence ATGGTTTCCACTTCCCGACGCCCCCCCGGCGATCGACGCCGCAACTCGGGCAGGGGCCGCAGGAGAGCCCCTGCGTCGCACAACCGCCTCACCTTCGGCGAGGTCGTGCGCGTGACCTTCCGCACCATCGGTGAGCTGCTGTTCACCGCGGGCGTGGTCATGCTGCTCTTCGCCGCGTTCCAGATCTGGGGCAAGCAGTTCCAGACCGATGCCGAACAGGAGCGCCTGGACCAGGCCATGGCCGAGCAGTGGGCGGCCCAGGAGGAGCAGGGGCCCGACTCCGAACCGCTGCCCGGAACGGCCAACAGCAGGCTCTACATCCCCGCGACCGACCAGGAGTGGGTCGTGGTCAGCGGGGTCGACCCCGAGGACATCAGGTACGGGCCGGGCTGGTACCCCGAGTCGTGGACCCCCGACGGCATGGTGCCCGCGGCCCGGGCGGGGCAGCCCGGCAACTACGCGGTCGCCGGGCACCGCGTGGCCGCGGTCTTCTGGGACCTCGACCGGTTGGCGGAGGGCGACGAACTCGTCCTGGAGGACAAGGACAGCTTCTACACCTACCGGGTGGTCGAGAGCAAGGTCGTGCTGCCCGACGCGATCGAGGTGACCGCGCCCGACCCGTTCGACCCCGAGTCCACGGAAGCCCCCGAGACGGCCTACCTCACCCTCACCACCTGCCACCCCAAGTTGCAGAACTCACACCGGCTGATCATCCACGCCGAACTCGCCGACACCCGGCCCAAGGACCAGGGCATGCCCGAGAACATCGCGCACATGGCGCCCGACACCGAGGAGGAGTGA
- a CDS encoding DUF3039 domain-containing protein has product MTMDVINKVVPESETRPDVSHDGGDRERFAHYVQKDKITESAVTGMPVIALCGKVWVPNRDPKKFPVCPECQKIYDELMA; this is encoded by the coding sequence ATGACAATGGACGTTATCAACAAGGTGGTTCCGGAGAGCGAGACCCGTCCGGACGTCTCCCACGACGGTGGCGACCGCGAACGGTTCGCCCACTACGTGCAGAAGGACAAGATCACCGAGAGCGCGGTCACGGGCATGCCGGTGATCGCGCTGTGCGGCAAGGTGTGGGTGCCCAACCGCGACCCGAAGAAGTTTCCGGTCTGCCCCGAGTGCCAGAAGATCTACGACGAACTGATGGCCTGA
- a CDS encoding YqgE/AlgH family protein, whose translation MDRLSLTGALLVATPLLEDPNFYRSVVFVIDDDPAEGTLGVVINRPSELEVGDVLADWGRHATRPAVMFAGGPVGEDTGLALAVPDDGQKPLGWRSLDAMDTGVWPNGLGTVDLDAPPEIVAAALRRLRVFAGYAGWSAGQLRTEIDEGAWYVLPATADDVFCADPHGLWSRVLRRQGGELALVSTFPDDPTLN comes from the coding sequence ATGGACCGGCTGAGTCTGACCGGAGCGCTGCTCGTGGCCACTCCGCTGCTGGAGGATCCGAACTTCTACCGCTCCGTGGTCTTCGTGATCGACGACGACCCGGCCGAGGGCACGCTGGGAGTCGTCATCAACCGGCCCTCGGAACTGGAGGTCGGTGACGTCCTGGCGGACTGGGGCCGCCACGCCACCCGCCCGGCGGTGATGTTCGCCGGAGGGCCGGTCGGAGAGGACACGGGCCTGGCCCTGGCGGTGCCCGACGACGGGCAGAAGCCGCTGGGCTGGCGTTCACTGGACGCGATGGACACCGGCGTGTGGCCGAACGGTCTGGGCACGGTGGACCTGGACGCCCCTCCGGAGATCGTCGCCGCAGCGCTGCGGCGGCTGCGGGTCTTCGCCGGGTACGCGGGATGGAGCGCCGGTCAGTTGCGGACCGAGATCGACGAGGGCGCCTGGTATGTTCTCCCCGCGACTGCCGACGACGTGTTCTGCGCCGATCCGCACGGACTGTGGTCGCGGGTGCTGCGTCGCCAGGGCGGGGAGCTCGCCCTCGTGTCGACCTTCCCCGACGATCCGACGCTGAACTGA